The Vespa velutina chromosome 2, iVesVel2.1, whole genome shotgun sequence sequence AATTGTACAATCTTACGAAACTTGCGGAAGTAAGCCTTGCTGCAGCAGCCGGTACCTTAATTCATCCTAACAATTTGATCTATCAACGATCAAGTTCACCGAGATGTACCGATCCTACGGAAAAATGTAGCAGAACAGTTGTGCCCAGAACGAaggatcatcatcatcatcaccatcatcatcatcttcaccAACAGCAACGTCTTCAGGAACGGCGAAATACCTATGAGGAAGAACAAAGTTTGGAAAGGACGAGATTCTTCTTCGAGAGTATCGAAAATGAACGAGAGATGCTTGGGATTAAAAGACTATCGCCTTcacatcatcgtcatcatcacagaaatcatcatcatcatcagacAAATCATCCCCGGGAAGAAACTCCCTTCGTGAcggaaaacaaaattgaacCACCTCCAAAGGCAACTAATGTCAGCGAACCACCAAATCCTACCGCTCAACAAGCTCGTAGAACTATTCAGAGTAATTTAGAAAATGCAAAAAGCGAGGATAACGAGGATCACGAATGTCCCGACtgtggaaaaaaatattctacgtCCTCCAATCTAGCCAGACATAGGCAAACACATAGATCGCTCGGTGATAAGAAGGCCAGGAGGTGTCCACATTGTGACAAGGTTTATGTAAGCATGCCTGCCTTCAGTATGCACGTTAGGACTCATAATCAGGGCTGCAAGTGTCACTATTGTGGCAAGTGCTTTTCCAGGCCATGGTTGCTTCAAGGACATATACGCACGCACACAGGTAAGCAACAATACGACATGGTCAATGAAATGACTCAAATTAAACATAATTGAGAAACGAactaaatcttttttctctcttcttttttttttcgattataggTGAGAAACCGTTCAAGTGTACGATTTGTAACAAAGCTTTCGCCGACAAGTCGAATCTCCGTGCACATATCCAAACACATTCGAACACAAAACCGCACGTGTGTGCTCGATGTGGCAAGGCATTTGCTTTAAAGTCTTATCTTTATAAACATGAAGAATCGTCCTGTATGCGAGCGCATCATCGCTCCTCCATGGAGAAGAACGAATCGAGCGAACGAAAGACAACGTCTAACTCATCGATAACATCCGgtagaacgaacgaacctGTTTCAACGGCTTTGGATGCTTTGAATGACTTGCAgactacgacaacgacggcAATGGCCACGACGAGTACAACGACAACGTCTTCCTGTATGACAGCTTCACCAACCAGCGTGATCGTTCCACGTTTAGGTCTTCAACATGATCAAACCTGTCCACCATCAGCATTTTCAGCTATCATCAAACACACTGGTGCTACCGAGAATGTTACTCCACCACCAGCTAAGCGTCCTTTCAAAGAACTTGATGGGAAGTCGCAAGAGATTAAAACCACTGAGATCGTTTCCAGCATGGTCATTAGAACCTCGGTGATATCACCCAATCCAGAACACTTGGGTCGATTCAATGAAGCTAAAAAACCTTCTAATACCTTTGATTATTCTGAGTCAACGAGAACTTCGGCTTTCTCGAGACCCACAACGATGACACTCAATTTGGCGATCGCGtgaaacaacgaaaaaaaatttcgatcttATCGactagtttctttttattagtctcctattttatttccttttgtttttatagaaCGAAATTGTGTAATCGAGGTGAGATCAATTTTACTTTGTTTCGATGCCAAAGGTGTGTCGATTTCCGACACGTGATGACGAAGTGCcgaatttaaataatgatcaaCGTGCATTACGTGAACGGGTATTGTCTAAAGTATCTTCCTAATTAGGGACCATGTAGAAAATagttgtaattaatattaacgttCTAAGACATCATACGCATTATATCTTTAAATGACGTTTCCAGAGTTCTTTTGATTGATCGTATCTTAAggacatctttttttttattttattatatttcattatcaacGGCTGAATGATCGTCCAAATTTCTACGCTATTTGACAAATTTTCCAAAACAAGAGacgtcatttttttattacaaatcttAATTGAATTACAGTgacattgatataattattttataattagattCAACAATAGAATCTCTTTTCGTGCTCTTCAAGGCAGCTAAGAAAGGTGCCTCGCGGATTGTATATAATCATACGAGCGTACCTAGTTACACGAAGAACATTAACGAAATCATAGTGATATTAGATCTGTACAGTAGAATTTacgaattgtttttaattaaggTAGTacgattgattttaatatttcataaatttgagTAAAAAATTTCTCGGTTTAGATTTAGTCCaactaaaataattaatttaagaaatattctcTTTGTCAAATTCGTATAAGAAATCGTGAAAGTAAtcgtaaaatgtttaaatggaTTTAAGACAATACtaattatcgtaaaattacTTATATCTCTAATGTATTCTATCTGTGattgaacaaattttaatgataaatcttATATGTTGTATGTAGGTTAcagtatatatgataattaagaatttttcttcatttgtgTTTTATCCTTTACCGACTGTCGGTAAGGATCAGAGTGTGAACTAGTCGAGTCCGTTTTGCTACAACGAGCGCGTAACCCTTCGCATCGAAGCGACTCGTTATGTTATTCTTGCGAGTCTTGTTCATTCTCTGTTCTAAAAATTAACTTTCCATCGAACGatgatatattgaaaaatataaatgaacatTATCGCAGCTCGATAAAGTAGGAATTGCCACGAGTGAGGTGGTTACCACGAGAACTCGAGTGGCAACGGTTATTAATATACGAaaggatataatattattaatatttactcaaaaacaaaattattgtaaGATAGTTTTATATCTCGTTAGATCAGTAAAAGGATCAatgatattatgtaatatccTAATTACTGATCAAATTCGAGTATttacatcttttctttctctttctttctttcttttaacattaCCGTAGTAATCATTTTACTCGAACATTGTAAATAGCATTCCCAATTTTGTCGTATTTAGAAATTAGATGAACATGATGCATAGTCATATTATTAAAGACAGTTTGATACGCtgtttattgtaaataattgtatGTGCCATTTGTAGTATCGGAGTGCCTTATGTGAATATTTTACTCACTTTTTGTACGAATTGTGAAACTATTTGTCCATCGcaacaagaaatatatatatatatatataaatatatacatatatatctattatcgtgtacatattttttgtattttccttttcttcaataattaatatgaaatcatTGAACAAGATGTAAATTCCCATTAAGAGAAGTAGTCTATGTCAGttattcgttttgtttttattcattgGTCCCATTATCGGATTGATGAACCGTACGATCGTTAGTGATGCCTCGAACTATAATAAACAGAGAGTTGCTGTATTTAGTAAATGAATTGAAGTCAATAATTAGGAcatacgaagaagaaatcatttcgatcgataacgatgacgatgacgaccaTGTCAACGTCTTCTTTGCATCTCTTATTCAGTCATGCAAAGAGATCGATTCAtgtcaatgaaaattaatgtgATCGATACAGTTAAATTTTCTctataagaattatatattttatctagtAATcagatgttatatataaatagaaaagaaaattaatataaaaataattgcatagataaaaaacaaatctttcgtttatataacatatatatatatttatatatatatatatatatatatatatatatatatatatatatatttagttattaatgcaaaattctaattaatttcatagatAAAAAACACGATGGTCTTATTTTccatttgtataattattattatatatatatatatatattaaagacaaCAAGTTTGAATTATGAAAATACAAGATCTCAATTGTGTGAATACACATTTCGTAGTATCAATATTTATCGGACTTCACGAAAGTATATCTTGGTTGTTGCCGGCAAAGACACATATTCACATCATAAGTTTAGGTAACAAGATCCGCATGAAGTCGAGCGAGAGTAGAGATAACGCAACACTCACAATATGTCTTCTTCTTAGAATTCTTTCTATCAGttcgcaagaaaaaaaaaatgacaacgTTATTTAAATGATGTCGACcgataataagtaataaatctttttctaacatcgtttaaaatgttcatttgaaaattttcttttattttatttcgtcgaaTTTTTGCAATAACTCTTTAAATCGATGTTCCACCGTGAAATGTGCGAGTATGAGTGAACCGGTAAAGAGGAagtggaagaagaataagaagaagagaaggagtgaACAGAGTGGGAGTTGACGACTCGGCAGCAACGAAGATCAACGTAGAAATTAATAGTAGAAACGTCCCGAAGAGGCACAAGCCATGCGGCCAATCCTCTTTATCCTGATCTGCTTCATAAATACGGCATTTTCGTATTATTCTGTaagttcgttattattaaaaaaatttttattatcttgtctttcgtatttcctttaaaaaaaaaaatctctagacaattattttaaaaaggattTTAAAAGCACGTTCTGCAAAACTGCAATTATCCGTAAAATGTGCGAAAGTGAAATTATTCGTATGATAAGTTTTATCAGATTTCAACTTGTTGAGAGTGCATTAATTTACGTTATATTTTTGCATAAATTTTCTGCGTAGTTATGAAgactattctctttttccattagAATTTAGATAGACGTGCAGAAAATCATTTCAGATAATTTCTAAACATGTTTTTTGTTCGAACGAATGTCTTTTGTTGTCTTTCTAtcgaaaaagataatgaaaaaagaaattatgaataaataataattaattgttatttaattattataattaataattattttattctaattgaTAAACGTATATCGTGATtgttaaattgtttattaatttaatataatcatattgtCGAATTAGAACAGGTTAGTAGCACGGATCATATTCTGATTCATGTGACTAGAAGATGTTTCTAAAAGAGATTTGAAGATCAGAGTTCACGAGATAAACGGAACCGATATGAAATTACTTGGCCTGCTCCCGATTTGTCTATCCTGCCTTTTTTTAGCTCTACTTTCTTCCtccaataaaaaattattgttagaaACATACGATATGATATCGTGAAAGCTCGAGTTTAAGAGAAAATCAAAGTCTCGAAATCTTGACTAACTTGAATATAGTATACGAATTTGATGAAATCGACGTTAAatccaatattttattttatttacagaaGAAAACTCGTTTTGATCGTTCGATTAATGACAAGTTAGATGAATCAATCAACAAAGAATGGGCTTTCACTGATGATCAAACGGTAAATTGACaattcaatctctctctctatttaccGTACTAGGTATCCATAATGATAGACTATTAATGATCATTCTTTCATCGTTAACAGTTTTTCATCGcttataaagatagaaaagaaaatgcttGTTATCTTGAGAGGTTGAAAGAGGATCACGTAAAACATTATCAAGATGTTCGAATAAGATATCgcgaaaaacaaaattcaaaaGTCCTTTATGTTCCAAATGAGACATTAACGAAGCTCGAGGTAAAAgtctatttaaatatgtaatcaaatttttagaataattttcatgatctcgatcatatttctttcaaattagGCATGGCGTGAAGCAGGAGGTCGAATCGTAGATTTTTGTCGAGGCCGTAATATTTATCTCCTTCAAGAAACTAAACCAATTGTAGGAAATGATTTGGATCCGTTCTTAAACGAGATTCCAATTGATGAAAATGATATCTCGTCGAAAAGAGTTGCTGATGTTGTATTGATACCGCTTCTCAGTCGAGCTAAGAGAGAAATTCAATTagagaatcgaaaaaaattgaacgaaGAATTCGAGAAAATTCGAATACGTCGTCAAACGTCACAGTTTCGTGGAAGGTTCCGAGGACAAACTCAATCGCAATATTTAAATCTTGGTAACGATGGGCAAACAGAAGGCAAAGCCGAAGCGGAAGCAACACAGCAGTCATCTCGAGCAGTTGTTGGTATGTATCgacaatttctattatatcttGATATTCTAGGATATCTTAtcatttattgaatttaaatattttagctGGTAATCATGGTATGGGCCAAGCACAAAGTATGTCTTCAAGTGGAAATGGTTGTGAAGACTGTCCAGGATATCAACCTGATTATGCTCTTCACGTAGACCAAATTCCAGGTAAATTACAGATTCAAGGATTGCCTAAGGAAGGACAATATATTACTGGACCAGGTACTGGTGGAACTCCAGGAAGAATGATAGCGGTAGATTATCCTGGAAGTATGGTACCTGGCACTAGACCAACAGAAGGGGCTGAGCATTATCCTAAAACTATAGTTCCTGGATCTACGGTACCAAAAAGTACTGTCCCTGATTGGCAAACTTATCCTGGAGGAATTCAACCAGGAACTGGAACATATCCCACTGGACCAATTGGACCGGGAAGTGTAACACCAGGACAATATCCTGGTGTTGTACCAAGTGGAGCTTATCCAGGTGCATATGTGCCAGGAGGTGTTCCAACTTACCCTGGAAGCATCATACCAGGAACAACAGGAGGTGGTGGGCCTGGTGGTACTGTTCCGGGAACTGGTGTAATGTATCCTGGCGGTGTTCCACCTGGAACTGTGCAAACTGGAGGTGATGTGGTATATCCTGGTGGCACCATAACAGGAACAGAAGCAATAGAAGGAGCTGGAGTATATCCTGGAGGTACTGCACCCGGAACTGTTCCAACTGGAGGTGGTATAGTATATCCTGGTGGTACCATAACAAGAACTACTGGAGCTGGAATATATCCTGGAGGTGCTGCACCGGGAAGTGTGCCAACTGGAGGTGGTGTAGCATATCCAGGTGGACCCGTAACAGGAACTACTGGAGTTAAAATATATCCTGGAGGTATTGCACCGGGGACTGTGCTAACTAGAGGTGATGTAGCATATCCTAGTGGCACCATAACAAGGACTACTGGAGCTGGAGTATATCCTGGAGGTACTGCACCGGGAAGTGTGCCAACTGGAGGTGGTGTAGCATATCCAGGTGGACCTGTAACAGGAACTATAACAGGAGAAGCTGGAATGTATCCTGGAAGTACTGCACCGGGAACTGTGTCAACTGGAGGTGATGTAGCATATCCTGGTGGCACAGTAACAGGAACTACAGCAACAGGAGGAGCTGGAGTATATCCTGGAGGTATTGTACCGGGAACTGTGCCAATTAGAGGTGGTGTAGCATATCCAGTTGGACCCGTAACAGGAACTACTGGAGTTGGAGTGTATCCTGGAGGTACTGCACGGGGAACTGTACCAACTGGAGGTAGTACTTATCCTAGTGGTGATATTCGAGGAACTATAACAACAGATGGTGGAACTTACTCAGAACCTGTAAGAGGTACTATAATACCTGGACGTGTTCCATCAGAAGTATTACGTCGACCTGGAGAACGTTACCCAGCAGGTATCGTATATAAACTGTGACGATAGAAATGTAGCTTTATGACGTTAGAAATATAGTTTTATGGACAATTACTTTTTTCAGAAACTTCAATTCCAGGAGTTTCTTATCCGACTAGTACTGGGACAGGTGGAACGGTAACATATCCTGGTGGAGTTCCACTTGGAGTAGACACAACGAGTGTTAGTGGTCAAGGAGTTCCTACTGTGGGTGGTAGTGGAATGTATCCTGTTGGAATTCCTGGTACTGTTGTTACGGGAGGTCCTACTTATCCTGGTAGAGTTGTCACAACGGATGGAAGAGGAGTTTCTGGTGCAGGAATTATTCCTAATATTGTTACATCTGCTAAAACAGACGTCGGCACTTCTATATCTTATCCTGGAATACCGGGAATTAGTACTCCACAAGGAGGAGTAGCACAACCAGGTATGACTAGATTTATAACTCCAGGAACCGTATATCCAGGAGCACCTTTACCAGGAAGCGGAGCTACTGGAGTGACTACTACAGGTGGAGGTTATCCAGGTTCTAGTGTATTTTTGCCAGGAGGTGTTGGAACTTATCCTGGAAGTGTCATATCAGGAACAGGACCTACAGGAACAGGAGGTGTACAATATCCTCCTTCCGGAATACTACCTTCTGgtcaaattacaaatattcCTAGTATCCCTCAATATCCTACTATTAATCAATACTATCCAGGTGGAATCGGCGGTCAAACAATTCCAGGTCAATATCCAGGAAGCGTCGGTACCGTAGAGGCGTcacaatattatcaaaaaccTAAAGATATTTCGCTTACGAGTGCAGAAGATGATGGTGCAGATACCCAAGCAGCTAGTTCCGTAAAACAAGTTGATTCTGGTACAGAAGCAAGTGCATCCGCCCAAGGTAAATACGGACAGGGTACTGCACAATCTCAAGTGTCTGGAATTTACAGTGGTTCTGCATCATTTTCGGCGCAAGCTGGTACCCGTGATATTAATAGAAGTGCTCAAGCTGAAATAAGTGGCGGTAAAGATGGTGCTGTAAGTAATGCAGAAGGTGTTGCTGGTCGTGGAAAGAGTCAAGCTCAGgttcaattaaattctgaTTCTGGTGATACTTCGACGGGAGCTCAAAGTAGCGGTTGGAATCATGGAACTACCTCTCAGGTGCAAGCCAGTTCTAAAGGTGGAATGGCTGATGCACAAGCAAATGGTGAAGGTAGCACTTCTAGCCAGGCACAGATTGGTTTTCAgccatatttaaaaaatgataataaagttgaAAAACATTCGCTTCCCTTCCGTGGTGGAGGTGCGGCGTCTGCTCAAAGTGGAGCTCATAGAGGTCAATCTCAATCTCAGTTACAGGGATCATTTCAATATGGTATCACTTATACCGGTGCTGCACAGGCTGGCTCAGGATCTGGCGCAGCAGCTTCTAGAAAGCCATTTAACTTCAATCTTACTAATTCTGAAATTTATAGGTCATATAAACCAAGTAATATACCATCGTTATCTAAAAACGACGCCACAGAAGTAACAACTGTCTCGAGTGATGCCGATTTTAGTCGTATTCAGGCGCAACGGCATGGTTTACAGACTAGCTCAAGTTCTCGACAAACGGTTGTTAGTggtatatcaaaagaaaaagcagaagCTTCAATGAATAGGAAAGAACAATCTATAGACAACAAACATGCAGCTGAACCAGTTTATGGGGAGGAAGAATACGAAGATCAGTATGAAGACGAAGATTATGATTCGCCCGTTAGACAAAATCCTCCACCCAACttagaaactttttcttctaataaaaAACTAGAAGATCAACATCAATCGCAAATGATACAGATCGGCAATGCTAATCGATATGATGTTCGAGTTACTCAGGACTCAAATACTGCACAAGAAGGTGACAGATTACAACCAGGTCAATCCTTACCAGGTTATACCATTCCACCTGGTTTTCGTGGAAGAGTATTATCAATTGCCGGTGATGATACAGTTGCTAAAGGCGATGGGAAAGCTCAATCGCAAACTGTTGCATTAATTCCAGCGCAACCAAATAATACTCTTGAAAACAAATCGCTTGTTTCGGAAACACGATCGCTTCGTAACAATTATTCTCGCTTTACAGGAACTcctatttctaaaaataatggTGACCACCTCAACGCTCCTACTCGATCGTCATCTAATAGTTTTCTTACACGTGATTTAGATAAATCGATTAGACCTAGTTACTATACTGTAACAAATAGTGTCGCTGGTAAAATAGATGATAACAAAAGCTCTcaaaaaaaatacgaacatCGATATTATACTAAAAGTTCCACGTGCggatattttacattttcttgcAATATCGTATACGGTTCTAATGGTAGAACAAAAATTTGCAAACCTAAAGTACCAACATATCCCGATGGTACACCAATGAAGTGTTAATTAATCACACtgtgtgtattatattattattattattattattattattattattatatatatatatatatatatatatatatatatatatatataaacatattgtattattttataatattcactagtaaaatttttattgtccATTTAGTTAATATACGTAATCTCTTTCATAGATTGCTTTCTGccataaaaatatgtataattgaagaaaacaaatatatcgttttttaaatatgtaactattatataaacatcATAATTTCATAggagagattattattattagaattattataattattataattatatttctaaatgagcaatatttctctttgaaaatattttaatgcatGTTATCGTATTACTGCCCAACTGTTATTCATAGATTTACTAATAAAGTACATtcggaataaaagaagagtattattcgtttttattcattcaatcATAAGCTAATTTTTATGAgtcaataatttaaaaatacttttactcTGACTATTTCTAAAAATGTTTGTTCTCTAGTTACAATTAGTATAACATATCTCATAACTGTAATACTAAAATCACGGGCACATAGGTAAATGCATTATTGCTTTATCATATTCTACTTACATTTTCAACATTGACATAAGGATTTGAACCATACGAATCAGGTATCATGACTTGTACATTTCGTaagtcttttaaaaaattgcatgtgttattactttttcttataatatatacagtgtgtacatacatacaaaaaattataaaaaatataaactttaaaaaatctaaatcttcattaaataaagatgtacaaattaaaatgaagaaatatataaaaagtaaagattatttacaataaaaattgaaatttcatacatatgaaataaaaaaactgaaaataattaaacatataaataaatcttataagtGCATAgtgttttaaaaatacatttacagGAATAAGACAAAATACCTATTTTGCTGATTACTATGTATACACATTTACAAAGTCGCTAATGAAAGAATGTTGTCAGTGGAGTGTTAAGATTATaggaatataagaaatataaattatttttacctcCTAACGATTTGTTTACTccatctattttcttatctaaaCGAAATATGAATATGTTTACCATAGCAATTATGTATTAGGCTTGATTTGCTTCATAATCTAAAACAATAAATGtctcaaaaaataatttcatattagcTTATTCTTAAATTATAGACAAATTAAAGCATACCATCAGATAATTCCTCATCatcttgtaatttattatctaatgaTTCCACAGATCTGTTCACTCCACTTGTTTCAGAACTAATAATGAAGCAGAATAtgattaatttagaaaatataattatattatatagaaaattaaaatttacctGTTTTTAAAATGTTCTAATTGTACATTTGCTGACTGTAGTTGCTCTAAAAGATCTTCATTAACCCGCTGTAATTTACGTACACTATTGGTTGTAGCATCTAGTTCATCTTGAGCTaaagataattcttttttaagttCATCTACTcttcctctcactcttttaACCTCTCCTTCGTATTGCTCCAGTCTTCGTATCGCGTGTGATAATTCTGTTGTTTTTTCACCCAAGAGTTTCTTCAATTTTGTTTGAGAATGTTTTATATCTGACAATtcctgataaaaaaattaaagtatgTAAAACAATTAATCCTTtacaaaacataaataaatttctataaaatataaacctTGTTTCTATCTAAAAGCTCTTGCTGTAACAGCTTTCCATCTGTATCTATAGTGGAAAGAGGACGAGATCGTCGTGATTCTAATCTTTCTTGTAAGTCATGCAATTCAATACGTAATtgcttattttctctctctaatgaaattttttcagTCTCCAAACGTTCACGTTTACCCCATTCTGCCGCATTTTCAGCTTGTAATTTTCCTAATTCTGTCCATAATTCAGATAATCTACGATCCATTCCTTCTTTACTTAAAGTTTCAACAACCAAATCATTGTGTGCAGTACTAAGTTCATCTTGATATCGTTCTTTTAACTCCAAGAGCTCTCTCATAGCATCAGCTCTACTTTCTTGAAGTTCAACACACTGTTCTTGTAACTGTGTAACTTCCGCTCTCAATTTCTCTATACCTCTGTGCaatgaattcttttctctataaatACAACATTAGcattaagaaaaagtaatgttctagataaaagatattaattatataaagactTACTCTCTTTCAGCAGAAATAGTTTTGGTAGCTTCATCCAATCTAAGTTGTAACATAGAAAGTTTCTGTGCTAATATTTCTTCATTGTACATTTCTATAGAAGATTGCCGTTTCTCTGCTTTACTTTCTATTGAAGATTCTGCAACTAATTGTGCAATATCTCTGTCTAACGTACTCAAGGAACCTTCTTTGTATAATTCTACTGCATGTTTTGGAACTGCACCTTGAAGTACATATTCTTCAATGTCTCTATCTGGTAAAGCAGTATGATTACCAACATTAACGTTTGATTCTTCAAATGACCGTTGGCATGATAATGCTTCTTTCtgacttcctttttcttgttgttctacattattgtaaaaatctaataattcGTCAATTCCAAGCGTACTTCTCAATTGTGAATCCGATTCCAGCACCGAGAATATTTGTTGATTGAACTGTCCTGCATGTTTCAAAAGTAACATATGTATTTTctccatttcatttttcaactGTTCATTCTTCATTTCTAATTCTTGAGATtcatgtttatatgtattagcATCTTTCATAGCAATTTCTAATTTTGCTCTGAGTGCTTTGGCCTCTTCCCTTGCCATgttcctttcgtttctaaCTTTGCTCCACTTTTCACGCCAATTAGCAGTACAATCTGACCACCACCTCATAGTTTTTTCCATTTGAGCAGCTCGTGCCCTAGCTTCCTCCAATTCTCTCTGCCGTAAGGCCTAAGATTAAcaagatgaataaaaaaatatttctaatataaaataattcccatcctttatattaataatccaataaattataataattattaaagaagataaaaaaaacaaataaaaataatagttaacaaatatgtaatattaccTCTTTAGTTTCCCATTCACTATCCATATAACGTGACGAAGAAGATACATTAACATCATGTTCTCTCATGTATCGTCGAGATGACGTTCCACTGGCTGTCGACTGTGCCATGACTCCAAAATCTAACCTATATTAcctttctaataaaattacaattgaATTCTAGGAAACAATgcaaatcaataatatttgtgAATAGATATCACACGTTATTTATACaatctctttattatatttttctcttcatcgtATAAAAGAGATTTCCTATATGATATATCAGTATAAAAGCAATCAGTTTACGtatgttttatcttttcgcATGCACTTGCATGCAGGTGCACACACGTTACattcatatgtatttatcgaatttaatataattaagataatatttgtttgtCTTCAATCAAGTAGGTATATTGAATATctataaacgatatattacaaatatacagAAAAAATCACTACTATGGAAAACTAAAGATTTCAATCGCACATCCGCAAATTCATAGGTTCGCTAGTGTCGTTATTTTCCGTACTCTCCTTTTTGATTAAACTTTCTCTGAAATTCTTTTAAACacttacaataaaatatcatttctatatcttatacaaacatacaaCATTGTCTTGGCTTGATAAGGTagtgataaattaaaaaaaaaataata is a genomic window containing:
- the LOC124946514 gene encoding coiled-coil domain-containing protein 102A; the encoded protein is MAQSTASGTSSRRYMREHDVNVSSSSRYMDSEWETKEALRQRELEEARARAAQMEKTMRWWSDCTANWREKWSKVRNERNMAREEAKALRAKLEIAMKDANTYKHESQELEMKNEQLKNEMEKIHMLLLKHAGQFNQQIFSVLESDSQLRSTLGIDELLDFYNNVEQQEKGSQKEALSCQRSFEESNVNVGNHTALPDRDIEEYVLQGAVPKHAVELYKEGSLSTLDRDIAQLVAESSIESKAEKRQSSIEMYNEEILAQKLSMLQLRLDEATKTISAEREEKNSLHRGIEKLRAEVTQLQEQCVELQESRADAMRELLELKERYQDELSTAHNDLVVETLSKEGMDRRLSELWTELGKLQAENAAEWGKRERLETEKISLERENKQLRIELHDLQERLESRRSRPLSTIDTDGKLLQQELLDRNKELSDIKHSQTKLKKLLGEKTTELSHAIRRLEQYEGEVKRVRGRVDELKKELSLAQDELDATTNSVRKLQRVNEDLLEQLQSANVQLEHFKNSSETSGVNRSVESLDNKLQDDEELSDDYEANQA